A genomic stretch from Kogia breviceps isolate mKogBre1 chromosome 1, mKogBre1 haplotype 1, whole genome shotgun sequence includes:
- the UHMK1 gene encoding serine/threonine-protein kinase Kist isoform X10 gives MAGSGCAWGAEPPRFLEAFGRLWQVQSRLGSGSSASVYRVRCCGTPGSPPGALKQFLPPGTTGAAASAAEYGFRKERAALEQLQGHRNIVTLYGVFTIHFSPNVPSRCLLLELLDVSVSELLLYSSHQGCSMWMIQHCARDVLEALAFLHHEGYVHADLKPRNILWSAENECFKLIDFGLSFKEGNQDVKYIQTDGYRAPEAELQNCLAQAGLQSDTECTSAVDLWSLGIILLEMFSGMKLKHTVRSQEWKANSSAIIDHIFASKAVVNAAIPAYHLRDLIKSMLHDDPSRRIPAEMALCSPFFSIPFAPHIEDLVMLPTPVLRLLNVLDDDYLENEEEYEDVVEDVKEECQKYGPVVSLLVPKENPGRGQVFVEYANAGDSKAAQKLLTGRMFDGKFVVATFYPLSAYKRGYLYQTLL, from the exons ATGGCGGGATCCGGCTGCGCGTGGGGCGCGGAGCCGCCGCGGTTTCTGGAAGCCTTCGGGCGGCTGTGGCAGGTACAGAGCCGCCTGGGTAGCGGCTCCTCGGCCTCGGTGTATCGTGTGCGCTGCTGCGGCACACCCGGCTCACCCCCCGGCGCTCTGAAGCAGTTCTTACCGCCGGGCACCACCGGGGCTGCGGCCTCGGCCGCTGAGTACGGTTTCCGCAAAGAGAGGGCGGCGCTGGAGCAGTTGCAGGGTCACAGGAACATCG tgaCTTTATATGGAGTCTTTACAATCCACTTCTCTCCAAATGTGCCATCACGCTGTCTGTTGCTTGAACTCCTGGATGTCAGTGTTTCGGAATTGCTTTTATATTCCAGTCACCAGGGTTGTTCCATGTGGATGATACAGCATTGTGCCAGAGATGTTCTAGAGGCCCTTGCTTTTCTTCATCATGAGGGTTATGTCCATGCAGACCTCAAACCACGTAATATATTGTGGAGTGCCGAGAATGAATGTTTTAAACTCATTGACTTTGGACTTAGCTTCAAAGAAGGCAATCAG GATGTAAAGTACATTCAGACAGACGGGTATCGGGCTCCGGAAGCAGAACTGCAGAATTGCTTGGCCCAGGCTGGCCTGCAGAGTGATACAGAATGTACCTCAGCTGTTGATCTGTGGAGCCTAGGAATCATTTTACTGGAAATGTTCTCAGGAATGAAACTGAAACATACAGTCAGATCTCAGGAATGGAAG GCAAACAGTTCTGCTATTATTGATCACATATTTGCCAGTAAAGCAGTGGTGAATGCCGCAATTCCAGCCTATCACCTAAGAGACCTTATCAAAAG caTGCTTCATGATGATCCAAGCAGAAGAATTCCTGCTGAAATGGCATTGTGTAGCCCATTCTTTAGCATTCCTTTTG CCCCTCATATTGAAGATTTGGTGATGCTTCCTACTCCAGTGCTAAGACTGCTGAATGTGCTGGATGATGATTATCTTGAGAATGAAGAAGAATATGAAG ATGTTGTAGAAGATGTAAAAGAGGAGTGTCAAAAATATGGACCAGTGGTATCTCTCCTTGTTCCAAAAGAAAATCCTGGCAGAGGACAA GTCTTTGTTGAGTATGCAAATGCTGGTGATTCCAAAGCTGCTCAGAAATTACTGACTGGAAGGATGTTTGATGGGAAGTTTGTTGTGGCTACATTTTACCCACTGAGTGCCTACAAGAGGGGATATCTGTATCAAACTTTGCTTTAA
- the UHMK1 gene encoding serine/threonine-protein kinase Kist isoform X11: MAGSGCAWGAEPPRFLEAFGRLWQVQSRLGSGSSASVYRVRCCGTPGSPPGALKQFLPPGTTGAAASAAEYGFRKERAALEQLQGHRNIVTLYGVFTIHFSPNVPSRCLLLELLDVSVSELLLYSSHQGCSMWMIQHCARDVLEALAFLHHEGYVHADLKPRNILWSAENECFKLIDFGLSFKEGNQDVKYIQTDGYRAPEAELQNCLAQAGLQSDTECTSAVDLWSLGIILLEMFSGMKLKHTVRSQEWKANSSAIIDHIFASKAVVNAAIPAYHLRDLIKSMLHDDPSRRIPAEMALCSPFFSIPFAPHIEDLVMLPTPVLRLLNVLDDDYLENEEEYEDVVEDVKEECQKYGPVVSLLVPKENPGRGQIWDRRMAC; this comes from the exons ATGGCGGGATCCGGCTGCGCGTGGGGCGCGGAGCCGCCGCGGTTTCTGGAAGCCTTCGGGCGGCTGTGGCAGGTACAGAGCCGCCTGGGTAGCGGCTCCTCGGCCTCGGTGTATCGTGTGCGCTGCTGCGGCACACCCGGCTCACCCCCCGGCGCTCTGAAGCAGTTCTTACCGCCGGGCACCACCGGGGCTGCGGCCTCGGCCGCTGAGTACGGTTTCCGCAAAGAGAGGGCGGCGCTGGAGCAGTTGCAGGGTCACAGGAACATCG tgaCTTTATATGGAGTCTTTACAATCCACTTCTCTCCAAATGTGCCATCACGCTGTCTGTTGCTTGAACTCCTGGATGTCAGTGTTTCGGAATTGCTTTTATATTCCAGTCACCAGGGTTGTTCCATGTGGATGATACAGCATTGTGCCAGAGATGTTCTAGAGGCCCTTGCTTTTCTTCATCATGAGGGTTATGTCCATGCAGACCTCAAACCACGTAATATATTGTGGAGTGCCGAGAATGAATGTTTTAAACTCATTGACTTTGGACTTAGCTTCAAAGAAGGCAATCAG GATGTAAAGTACATTCAGACAGACGGGTATCGGGCTCCGGAAGCAGAACTGCAGAATTGCTTGGCCCAGGCTGGCCTGCAGAGTGATACAGAATGTACCTCAGCTGTTGATCTGTGGAGCCTAGGAATCATTTTACTGGAAATGTTCTCAGGAATGAAACTGAAACATACAGTCAGATCTCAGGAATGGAAG GCAAACAGTTCTGCTATTATTGATCACATATTTGCCAGTAAAGCAGTGGTGAATGCCGCAATTCCAGCCTATCACCTAAGAGACCTTATCAAAAG caTGCTTCATGATGATCCAAGCAGAAGAATTCCTGCTGAAATGGCATTGTGTAGCCCATTCTTTAGCATTCCTTTTG CCCCTCATATTGAAGATTTGGTGATGCTTCCTACTCCAGTGCTAAGACTGCTGAATGTGCTGGATGATGATTATCTTGAGAATGAAGAAGAATATGAAG ATGTTGTAGAAGATGTAAAAGAGGAGTGTCAAAAATATGGACCAGTGGTATCTCTCCTTGTTCCAAAAGAAAATCCTGGCAGAGGACAA